The proteins below are encoded in one region of Ephemeroptericola cinctiostellae:
- the pilW gene encoding type IV pilus biogenesis/stability protein PilW: MKRALTVVMAAMVAVCAACVQTTTMVPAGSGQAFAQVHTDLAAQYYQVGQVSVAVQEAELALSGMPNFVPAHNLLALMYAQLHENTKANEHFTKALSIEPKNTDLRNNYAWFLCGTNRSTEALTEFSKVLRDPLYTSMDKALTNAGACAARIGRLDLATSYLNAALEVNPNNGVAYLYRGHVALNEKSYAAASEALQAAEKALGRSTALLWLSARLAKTQGRAEQLNQIIAAIVQESPISEEAAWARAGLFDAF, translated from the coding sequence ATGAAACGCGCGCTGACCGTTGTGATGGCTGCGATGGTCGCTGTGTGTGCGGCATGCGTGCAAACCACAACGATGGTGCCCGCTGGCAGTGGTCAAGCTTTTGCACAGGTGCATACGGATTTGGCTGCACAGTATTATCAAGTGGGGCAGGTTTCAGTGGCGGTACAAGAAGCGGAGTTGGCTTTAAGCGGTATGCCCAATTTTGTACCCGCACATAATTTATTGGCTTTGATGTATGCGCAATTGCATGAAAACACAAAGGCGAATGAGCATTTTACAAAAGCGTTGTCAATTGAGCCCAAAAACACCGATTTGCGTAATAATTATGCTTGGTTCTTGTGTGGCACGAACCGCTCCACTGAGGCATTGACTGAATTTTCAAAGGTCTTGCGTGACCCTTTGTATACCAGCATGGACAAAGCTTTGACCAATGCAGGCGCATGTGCGGCACGCATTGGGCGTTTGGATTTGGCGACATCTTATTTAAATGCCGCATTGGAAGTCAACCCCAACAATGGCGTGGCGTATTTATACCGTGGGCATGTGGCCTTAAATGAGAAGTCGTATGCAGCTGCAAGCGAAGCATTGCAAGCGGCAGAAAAAGCCCTTGGTCGCTCGACAGCATTGTTGTGGTTGAGTGCGCGCTTGGCGAAGACGCAGGGGCGAGCCGAGCAATTGAATCAAATCATTGCTGCAATCGTGCAGGAATCACCCATCAGTGAAGAGGCTGCTTGGGCACGCGCAGGACTGTTTGATGCGTTTTGA
- a CDS encoding helix-turn-helix domain-containing protein, which translates to MSQQDNLHLNAPSQVHPAVTALTLGQWLVQARQAKGMSAQDVSSRSNRALRQIEALEADNLNTAGSANLLRAIVRHYAKVVGADPEEAVRHLPAEYQTAVATAPVRASRVSEVVSSQGAPLKSPWIAKTWLVLLALIVMGLLAYWVLFSRLTQKADGAQKITEPNQVQVVAPPAPAVDPAAVAAAQAVTDAAVAANAVTDGLNLKFKVASWVEIKDAKGTVLLSGTQEAGTEQTVSGELPLKVKVGNASQVDATWKGQPYDLKAAIVSKSKDVAKIDALN; encoded by the coding sequence ATGAGTCAACAAGATAATTTACACCTGAATGCCCCCTCTCAAGTCCATCCAGCGGTGACCGCATTAACCCTTGGTCAATGGTTGGTTCAAGCACGCCAAGCTAAAGGCATGAGTGCCCAGGATGTGTCGTCACGCAGTAACCGTGCGTTGCGTCAAATTGAAGCACTTGAAGCCGATAATCTAAACACAGCGGGTTCGGCCAACCTGTTGCGTGCCATCGTTCGCCATTATGCAAAAGTTGTTGGCGCCGACCCCGAAGAGGCCGTGCGCCACCTTCCCGCAGAGTATCAAACCGCAGTGGCCACTGCCCCTGTGCGTGCCAGTCGAGTGAGTGAAGTGGTGTCTTCGCAAGGTGCACCTTTAAAGTCGCCGTGGATTGCCAAAACATGGCTGGTGTTGTTGGCTCTGATTGTCATGGGTTTGTTGGCATATTGGGTCTTATTTTCACGCTTGACTCAAAAGGCCGACGGTGCACAAAAAATCACCGAGCCCAATCAAGTTCAAGTGGTCGCACCACCTGCACCAGCAGTTGACCCCGCTGCTGTCGCAGCGGCACAAGCGGTAACTGATGCGGCGGTGGCTGCCAACGCAGTAACAGACGGTTTGAATTTGAAATTTAAAGTGGCCAGCTGGGTGGAAATCAAAGATGCCAAAGGCACTGTGTTGTTAAGTGGCACGCAAGAAGCAGGCACAGAGCAAACCGTGTCAGGTGAATTGCCTTTGAAGGTTAAAGTGGGCAATGCCTCGCAAGTGGACGCCACTTGGAAGGGGCAACCTTACGATTTGAAAGCCGCGATCGTCAGTAAAAGCAAAGATGTTGCAAAAATTGACGCTTTGAACTAA
- the ispG gene encoding flavodoxin-dependent (E)-4-hydroxy-3-methylbut-2-enyl-diphosphate synthase: MRHHTHTVTVSHADSMVRIGGSHPVVVQSMTNTDTVDALGTALQVKELAMAGSELVRITVNSPEAAAAVPYIREQLDKMGVYVPLVGDFHYNGHKLLTDYPDCAQALSKYRINPGNVGKGAKKDAQFAQMIEVAAKYDKPVRIGVNWGSLDQSVLARIMDDNAQRSAPWTAQQVMTEALIASALESAQAAQDIGLAENKIVISCKVSNVQDLVAVYQQLAQRCHYALHLGLTEAGMGSKGIVASTAALSVLLQQGIGDTIRVSLTPEPNGSRSTEVVVAQEILQTMGFRQFTPMVVACPGCGRTTSTVFQELASDIQTYLREQMPVWKNQYAGVEGMTVAVMGCVVNGPGESKHANIGISLPGTGETPAAPVFVDGERTVTLKGDNIAVEFQAIVQAYIEKNYGMS, encoded by the coding sequence ATGCGTCACCACACCCACACCGTTACGGTCAGTCATGCGGACAGCATGGTGCGCATCGGCGGCTCACACCCTGTGGTTGTGCAATCCATGACCAATACCGACACGGTGGACGCGCTCGGCACGGCCTTGCAAGTGAAAGAATTGGCGATGGCTGGCTCAGAGTTGGTGCGCATCACCGTCAACTCGCCCGAGGCCGCCGCCGCCGTGCCATATATTCGTGAACAACTCGACAAAATGGGCGTGTACGTGCCGTTGGTCGGCGATTTTCACTACAACGGCCACAAACTCCTCACCGACTACCCCGACTGCGCACAAGCCCTATCCAAATACCGCATCAACCCTGGTAACGTCGGCAAAGGCGCGAAAAAAGACGCGCAATTCGCGCAAATGATCGAAGTCGCCGCCAAATACGACAAACCTGTGCGCATCGGTGTCAACTGGGGCAGCCTTGACCAATCGGTTTTGGCACGCATCATGGACGACAACGCCCAACGCAGCGCACCGTGGACAGCGCAGCAAGTCATGACCGAAGCCCTCATCGCCTCCGCGCTTGAGTCCGCCCAAGCCGCGCAAGACATCGGTTTGGCTGAAAACAAAATCGTCATTTCGTGCAAAGTCTCCAACGTGCAAGACTTGGTCGCTGTTTATCAGCAACTCGCACAACGTTGCCACTACGCCCTGCATTTAGGATTGACCGAAGCAGGCATGGGCAGCAAAGGCATCGTCGCCTCCACCGCCGCGTTGTCCGTTTTGCTCCAACAAGGCATCGGCGACACGATTCGCGTGTCTTTAACGCCCGAGCCCAACGGTTCACGCAGCACCGAAGTCGTCGTCGCGCAAGAAATTTTACAAACCATGGGCTTTCGGCAATTCACCCCCATGGTCGTCGCCTGTCCGGGTTGCGGACGCACCACCAGCACCGTGTTTCAAGAACTCGCCTCCGACATCCAAACCTACCTGCGCGAACAAATGCCCGTGTGGAAAAATCAATACGCAGGCGTCGAAGGCATGACCGTCGCCGTCATGGGCTGCGTCGTCAACGGCCCTGGCGAATCCAAACACGCCAACATCGGCATCTCATTACCTGGCACAGGCGAAACCCCCGCCGCGCCTGTGTTTGTTGATGGTGAGCGGACGGTGACATTGAAGGGCGATAATATTGCGGTGGAATTTCAGGCGATTGTGCAAGCGTATATTGAGAAAAATTACGGTATGTCATAA
- a CDS encoding type I restriction endonuclease, with the protein MDLIDKLSDLAKRANKQRTNVKTEEATKTAFVLPFLQTLGYDIFDPDEVIPEYTADVLNKKGEKVDYAIQLNEKIQLLIECKQIGSSLEVQHTPQLYRYFSTLPDTRFGVLTDGIRYLFFSDLDKEHVMDKIPFFEFSLDEINDINVEELKRFSKVAFNLDEIRDNASKLKYQKMLKDVVRSEFEQPSEDLVKLWTKRVYEGNVNSQVKEQFTELVRITLKTFINESVRARLETAYQLEEPSQKVMEEVSSELVVDSSDKCIVTTEQELDAFRVVCSIASESIDPDRVFIRDSKSYCSVLLDNNNRKGICRFFFRKKKFRVVVFAANGEEKFEIEKISDIYKRKALILSSISQYE; encoded by the coding sequence ATGGATTTGATAGATAAACTAAGTGATTTGGCAAAGCGAGCAAATAAACAGCGAACTAATGTGAAAACAGAAGAGGCGACAAAAACAGCTTTTGTGTTGCCTTTTTTACAAACCTTGGGTTATGACATTTTTGACCCAGATGAAGTTATACCCGAGTACACAGCGGATGTGCTTAATAAAAAAGGTGAGAAAGTAGATTATGCAATTCAACTGAACGAAAAAATTCAGTTACTTATTGAGTGCAAACAAATTGGGTCGTCGCTCGAGGTTCAGCATACGCCACAACTGTATCGATATTTTTCAACTCTCCCTGATACACGATTTGGTGTTCTGACCGATGGAATACGTTATTTATTCTTTAGCGATTTGGATAAAGAACATGTTATGGATAAAATTCCATTTTTTGAGTTTAGCCTTGATGAGATTAATGATATAAATGTAGAGGAGTTAAAGCGATTTAGTAAAGTGGCGTTTAATTTAGACGAGATTCGTGATAATGCCAGTAAATTGAAATATCAAAAGATGCTAAAGGACGTAGTTCGTTCTGAGTTTGAGCAGCCATCTGAGGATTTGGTTAAATTATGGACAAAAAGGGTTTATGAGGGCAATGTAAATTCACAAGTAAAAGAACAATTTACCGAGCTAGTTCGAATAACATTAAAAACATTTATTAATGAAAGCGTAAGAGCCCGTCTTGAAACTGCTTATCAATTAGAAGAACCGTCACAAAAAGTGATGGAAGAAGTAAGTTCAGAATTAGTAGTAGATTCATCGGATAAATGTATTGTAACAACAGAGCAAGAGCTTGATGCATTTAGAGTTGTTTGCTCAATTGCTTCTGAAAGTATTGACCCAGACCGAGTATTTATTCGGGACTCGAAAAGTTATTGTTCTGTCTTGCTTGATAACAATAACCGTAAAGGCATTTGTCGTTTCTTTTTCAGAAAAAAGAAATTTAGAGTTGTAGTTTTCGCTGCAAATGGGGAAGAGAAGTTTGAGATTGAAAAAATTTCCGATATATACAAACGTAAAGCGTTAATTTTGTCATCAATATCACAGTACGAGTAA
- the hisS gene encoding histidine--tRNA ligase: MSKEKFNAVKGMNDILPDDAALWEHLEEVLRGWLKSYGYRNMRAPILEKTGLFARGIGEFTDVVEKEMFSFIDRLNGDDLTLRTEFTAGVVRAAIESNLTYNGPQRVYSMGPVFRHERPQKGRYRQFHQLSVESLGFGGADMDAELIVMLRDLWDELDLRDVRLELNTLGQPEERAAHRVALIAYFESHNELLDEDARRRLHANPLRILDTKNPAMQEMVNNAPRLTEFLGDESKSRFEQVQRLLKDVGIDFTINPRLVRGLDYYNHTVFEWICDGDTLGSQGTICGGGRYDGLFELLGGKPTPAVGFAIGLERLILLTQDTLKQNLDANCDVYVMHQGEVAARAAFGVAVSLRQMGLSVVLHCGGSEGAGSFKSQMKKADASNASFAVIIGEDEVNAGTVNIKSLRGEGGQVTLASTEAASYLMQKIAGV; this comes from the coding sequence ATGAGTAAAGAAAAATTTAACGCCGTTAAAGGCATGAACGATATTTTGCCTGATGATGCAGCTTTGTGGGAGCATCTCGAGGAGGTGCTGCGCGGCTGGCTGAAAAGTTATGGTTATCGCAATATGCGCGCGCCGATTTTGGAAAAAACGGGGTTGTTTGCGCGGGGGATTGGCGAGTTTACTGATGTCGTGGAAAAAGAGATGTTTTCGTTCATCGACCGTTTGAATGGCGATGATTTGACGCTGCGCACGGAGTTTACGGCGGGTGTGGTGCGGGCGGCGATTGAGAGCAATTTGACTTACAATGGTCCGCAGCGCGTGTACAGCATGGGCCCCGTATTTCGCCATGAGCGCCCACAAAAAGGGCGGTATCGTCAGTTTCATCAGTTGAGCGTGGAGTCGCTCGGCTTTGGTGGGGCGGACATGGATGCGGAGCTGATTGTGATGTTGCGCGATTTGTGGGATGAGCTCGATTTGCGCGATGTGCGTTTGGAATTGAATACGTTGGGACAACCTGAGGAGCGCGCGGCGCATCGGGTGGCGTTGATTGCGTATTTTGAATCGCACAACGAGTTGCTCGATGAGGATGCGCGTCGTCGCTTGCATGCCAATCCGCTGCGGATTTTGGACACGAAAAATCCTGCCATGCAAGAGATGGTCAACAATGCACCGCGTTTGACCGAATTTTTAGGCGATGAGTCAAAAAGTCGTTTTGAACAGGTGCAACGTTTGCTCAAAGATGTGGGGATTGATTTCACGATCAATCCGCGTTTGGTGCGTGGCTTGGATTATTACAATCACACGGTGTTTGAGTGGATTTGTGATGGCGATACACTCGGTTCGCAAGGTACAATATGTGGTGGCGGGCGTTATGATGGTTTGTTTGAGTTGCTGGGTGGCAAGCCAACGCCTGCGGTGGGGTTTGCGATTGGTTTGGAGCGTTTGATTTTGCTCACGCAAGATACGTTAAAACAAAATTTGGATGCGAACTGCGATGTGTATGTGATGCATCAAGGTGAAGTTGCTGCACGGGCTGCCTTTGGTGTTGCGGTGAGTTTGCGTCAAATGGGTTTGTCTGTGGTGTTGCATTGCGGTGGCAGCGAAGGTGCGGGCAGTTTCAAATCACAAATGAAAAAAGCGGATGCGTCGAATGCCAGCTTTGCGGTCATTATTGGCGAGGATGAGGTGAATGCGGGCACTGTGAACATTAAGTCATTGCGCGGTGAGGGCGGGCAAGTGACGCTTGCTTCGACTGAGGCTGCGAGTTATTTGATGCAAAAAATCGCAGGCGTGTAA
- a CDS encoding YfgM family protein, which translates to MAFDLDEQEQMDQIKAFWERWGTFISSVVIAGALVFAGWKAYDFYQVKQSEKAAAAYEVFAQAAQKKDASADAALSSIQQAYGKTQYAALASIQAAQVAMASQQWDKAQVPLQWLMTNGTAENQGVARLMLADVLAQSTKTDDALKVLDVVPSPSFALAFINKKSDIYLQMKDMAKAREALEQAVKLAKEQGANSKDMLDALQGKLDLLPKV; encoded by the coding sequence ATGGCGTTCGATTTAGATGAACAAGAGCAGATGGATCAGATTAAGGCTTTTTGGGAGCGTTGGGGCACATTCATCAGCAGTGTGGTGATTGCAGGTGCTTTGGTTTTCGCAGGTTGGAAAGCTTATGATTTTTATCAGGTGAAGCAATCCGAAAAAGCGGCGGCAGCTTACGAGGTGTTTGCGCAAGCGGCGCAGAAAAAAGACGCATCAGCCGATGCTGCTTTGAGCAGCATTCAACAGGCTTATGGTAAAACTCAATATGCGGCGTTGGCAAGCATTCAAGCGGCGCAAGTTGCCATGGCCAGCCAACAATGGGATAAAGCTCAAGTGCCTTTGCAATGGTTGATGACCAATGGCACGGCTGAAAACCAAGGGGTGGCTCGTTTGATGTTGGCCGATGTGTTGGCTCAATCGACCAAAACGGATGACGCTTTGAAGGTTTTGGATGTCGTACCGAGCCCGAGTTTTGCACTGGCATTCATCAATAAGAAATCTGATATTTATTTGCAAATGAAAGACATGGCCAAAGCGCGCGAGGCCTTGGAGCAAGCGGTTAAATTGGCCAAAGAGCAAGGGGCAAACAGCAAGGATATGTTGGATGCCTTACAAGGTAAGCTGGATTTGTTGCCTAAAGTTTAA
- the der gene encoding ribosome biogenesis GTPase Der, with translation MKPVIALVGRPNVGKSTLFNRLTRSRDAIVADFPGLTRDRHYGNGRMGERPFLVIDTGGFEPVAKEGIYHEMAKQTRQAVIEADVVIFIVDGRAGLNAHDQIIADDLRKTGRSVILAVNKAEGMRHANVTAEFYMLGLGDPVVISSAHGDGVRELLDYALDMVLPPVSDLPDWLDASGVKDDMPILNDADIEAILKNRENKDEPFNPVQDAERAARPIKIAVVGRPNVGKSTLINTLIGEERVIAFDMPGTTRDAIEIEFERAGKQYVLIDTAGLRKRGKVFEAIEKFSVVKTLQAIADANVVVLMLDASQDISEQDAHIAGFILESGRALVVAVNKWDAVDSYERDRVKVDILRKLIFLDFAKFHYTTATKGLGVDALLQSVHVAHAAAFANLSTPRLTRALHTALEHQAPPRKGSGSSRPKLRYAHQGGQNPPVVIIHGNSLEDVPESYKRFLEGRFRDAFKLEGTPLRIQFKNSTNPYARRR, from the coding sequence ATGAAACCAGTCATTGCACTGGTCGGCCGCCCGAATGTGGGCAAATCGACTTTATTTAATCGACTCACCCGTTCACGTGATGCGATCGTGGCAGACTTTCCTGGCCTGACACGTGACCGCCATTACGGTAATGGTCGCATGGGCGAGCGTCCTTTTTTGGTGATTGACACGGGCGGTTTTGAGCCTGTTGCGAAAGAAGGCATTTACCATGAAATGGCGAAGCAAACCCGCCAAGCGGTCATTGAAGCCGATGTGGTTATTTTCATCGTGGATGGTCGTGCGGGTTTGAATGCGCACGATCAAATCATTGCCGATGACTTGCGCAAAACAGGGCGCAGCGTGATTCTTGCCGTGAATAAAGCCGAAGGCATGCGGCACGCCAATGTGACCGCTGAGTTTTACATGCTCGGCTTGGGTGATCCCGTGGTGATCTCCAGTGCACACGGTGACGGTGTGCGTGAGTTGCTCGACTATGCATTGGACATGGTGTTGCCGCCTGTATCAGACCTGCCCGATTGGCTGGATGCATCGGGTGTCAAAGATGACATGCCCATACTGAACGATGCGGACATTGAAGCGATTTTGAAAAATCGTGAAAATAAAGATGAGCCGTTCAATCCAGTGCAAGATGCCGAGCGCGCTGCTCGACCCATCAAAATCGCAGTGGTGGGGCGCCCGAATGTGGGTAAATCCACACTGATCAATACACTTATTGGTGAGGAACGTGTGATTGCGTTCGACATGCCGGGTACGACACGTGATGCGATTGAAATTGAATTTGAGCGTGCAGGTAAACAATATGTTTTGATTGACACCGCAGGTTTGCGTAAGCGTGGGAAAGTATTTGAAGCGATTGAGAAATTTTCTGTGGTAAAAACACTACAGGCGATTGCCGATGCAAACGTGGTGGTTTTGATGCTTGACGCCAGCCAAGACATTTCTGAGCAAGATGCACACATTGCGGGTTTTATTTTGGAGTCAGGCCGCGCATTGGTTGTTGCCGTGAACAAATGGGATGCGGTCGACAGCTATGAGCGTGACCGTGTAAAAGTTGACATTCTACGCAAATTGATCTTTTTGGATTTTGCCAAGTTTCATTACACCACAGCCACTAAAGGCTTGGGGGTTGATGCTTTGCTGCAATCGGTTCATGTCGCACATGCGGCTGCTTTTGCCAATTTATCGACACCGCGTTTAACACGCGCGTTGCACACCGCACTCGAACACCAAGCACCGCCACGTAAGGGCAGCGGCAGCTCGCGTCCAAAATTGCGTTATGCTCACCAAGGTGGACAGAATCCACCTGTCGTCATCATTCATGGCAATTCTTTGGAGGATGTGCCTGAATCTTATAAACGATTCCTCGAAGGCCGTTTCCGCGATGCGTTTAAGCTTGAAGGCACACCGTTGCGCATTCAGTTTAAAAACAGCACAAATCCTTATGCAAGACGCAGATAA
- the hfq gene encoding RNA chaperone Hfq has product MNKGQLLQDPFLNALRKEHVPVSIYLVNGIKLQGNIESFDQYVVLLRNTVTQMVYKHAISTIVPSRPVNIQEIQAAE; this is encoded by the coding sequence ATGAACAAGGGACAACTGTTGCAAGATCCTTTTTTGAACGCCTTGCGCAAAGAGCACGTGCCTGTGTCGATTTATTTGGTTAATGGCATCAAATTGCAAGGCAATATTGAGTCATTTGACCAGTATGTTGTGCTGTTGCGCAACACGGTGACACAAATGGTTTACAAGCACGCGATTTCAACCATTGTTCCATCGCGTCCAGTGAACATTCAAGAGATTCAAGCGGCTGAGTAA
- the hflX gene encoding GTPase HflX: protein MRTITVGLYFGKGDFESSMEELHLLVSSAGGEVCATITGSRKAPDAKYFIGSGKAEEVKLEVEMHHADMVVFNHSLSAAQQRNLEEKLGVSVMDRTGLILDIFSQRAVSHEGKLQVEMAKLDYFSSRLAGLWTHLERQRGGIGVRGGMGESQLEIDQRLIGDRRRSLQAALDKFQRQSQTQRRARTKGSRLNIALVGYTNAGKSTLFNHLTSATAYAADQLFATLDTTTRKVYVEGAGQVVISDTVGFIRELPHQLVAAFRATLEETVHADVLLHVVDAASDVRLDQIDEVNKVLKEIEADNVHQVLVWNKIDLTAHEAGIERDEHGRIARIYVSAKTGAGMTDLREALVELVETQTPQWQKDKKKIEDDWSDDPRFRQVD from the coding sequence GTGCGTACAATTACCGTCGGTTTATATTTTGGCAAGGGTGACTTTGAGTCTTCTATGGAGGAGCTGCATTTACTTGTCTCCAGCGCGGGGGGCGAAGTGTGTGCCACGATTACGGGCAGCCGCAAAGCGCCTGATGCCAAATATTTCATAGGTTCGGGTAAAGCCGAAGAGGTTAAGCTCGAGGTGGAGATGCATCATGCCGACATGGTGGTGTTTAATCACAGCCTCAGTGCAGCACAGCAGCGTAACCTTGAAGAAAAACTTGGTGTTTCTGTTATGGATCGCACGGGATTGATTCTTGATATTTTCTCTCAACGTGCGGTCAGCCATGAGGGCAAGTTGCAAGTCGAGATGGCCAAGCTGGATTATTTTTCATCACGTCTCGCTGGTTTGTGGACGCATTTGGAGCGTCAACGCGGTGGTATTGGTGTGCGTGGCGGCATGGGCGAAAGCCAGCTTGAGATTGACCAGCGTTTGATTGGTGATCGCCGCCGCAGCTTGCAAGCGGCATTGGATAAATTTCAACGCCAATCGCAGACTCAACGCCGCGCTCGCACCAAAGGCAGTCGCTTAAACATTGCTCTGGTCGGTTATACCAATGCGGGTAAATCAACGCTGTTCAACCACCTCACCAGCGCCACGGCATACGCTGCTGATCAATTGTTCGCAACACTCGATACGACCACGCGTAAAGTGTATGTTGAAGGTGCGGGTCAAGTGGTCATCTCTGACACTGTGGGCTTTATTCGAGAATTACCGCATCAGCTCGTTGCGGCATTTCGCGCAACATTGGAGGAAACCGTCCATGCGGATGTGTTGTTGCATGTGGTGGATGCCGCCAGCGACGTTCGCCTTGATCAGATTGATGAAGTGAACAAAGTGCTTAAAGAAATTGAAGCCGACAATGTGCATCAGGTGTTGGTTTGGAATAAAATCGATCTCACAGCGCATGAAGCAGGTATTGAGCGTGATGAGCACGGTCGCATTGCCCGCATCTATGTCAGTGCGAAAACAGGTGCTGGCATGACTGATTTGCGTGAAGCCCTCGTTGAACTGGTTGAAACACAAACACCACAATGGCAAAAAGACAAGAAAAAAATAGAAGATGATTGGTCGGATGACCCTCGTTTTCGTCAGGTTGATTGA
- the chrA gene encoding chromate efflux transporter, with the protein MNNSKPNAIGFWEALRFWLKLGFISFGGPAGQISIMHQELVERRRWISEKRFLHALNYCMVLPGPEAQQLATYIGWLMHRSWGGIVAGGLFVLPSLLILIALSWMYIAFGHVAWVAGIFYGIKPAVTAIVLQAAHRIGSRALKNNVLWGIAAASFVAIFALNVPFPFIVLMAAVIGYVGGRVMPDHFQIGSGHGQSKSSYGAALIDDDTPPPEHARFRWLNLLRVAVIGTALWVLPMGFLASTYGWEHTFTQMAWFFTKAALMTFGGAYAVLPYVYQGAVGQYAWLTPTQMIDGLALGETTPGPLIMVVAFVGFVGGYVQAVFGPEHQFMAGAMAATLVTWFTFLPSFLFILAGAPLVEATHNDLKFTAPLTAITAAVVGVIVNLALFFAYHVLWPHGFSGGFDWFSALIAACAAVALFKFKIGVIRVIVVAALAGLIYALIAAR; encoded by the coding sequence ATGAACAACAGTAAACCCAATGCCATTGGATTCTGGGAGGCTCTTCGCTTTTGGCTTAAACTCGGTTTCATCAGTTTTGGTGGCCCTGCGGGGCAAATTTCAATCATGCATCAAGAGTTGGTTGAACGACGACGCTGGATTTCTGAAAAACGTTTCCTACATGCCCTTAATTATTGCATGGTGTTGCCTGGCCCTGAAGCCCAGCAATTGGCCACGTACATTGGCTGGCTCATGCACCGCTCATGGGGTGGCATTGTGGCGGGCGGGTTGTTTGTCTTGCCATCGTTGCTCATTTTAATTGCTTTGTCGTGGATGTACATTGCCTTTGGTCATGTGGCATGGGTGGCGGGTATTTTTTACGGCATCAAACCCGCTGTGACTGCGATTGTGTTACAAGCGGCTCATCGGATTGGCTCACGTGCCTTAAAAAACAATGTGTTGTGGGGCATTGCTGCGGCTTCGTTTGTGGCGATATTTGCATTGAATGTGCCTTTTCCATTTATTGTGCTGATGGCGGCCGTGATTGGCTATGTGGGTGGTCGCGTGATGCCAGACCATTTTCAAATCGGCAGTGGTCATGGTCAGAGTAAGTCATCTTATGGCGCTGCGTTGATTGACGATGACACGCCGCCTCCTGAACATGCGCGGTTTCGCTGGCTCAATCTATTGCGTGTCGCAGTCATCGGGACTGCACTGTGGGTATTGCCCATGGGCTTTTTGGCAAGCACTTATGGCTGGGAGCACACGTTCACTCAAATGGCGTGGTTCTTCACCAAAGCGGCTTTAATGACCTTTGGTGGCGCGTATGCTGTGCTGCCTTATGTGTATCAAGGTGCGGTGGGACAATATGCTTGGCTGACTCCGACGCAAATGATCGATGGCTTGGCGTTGGGTGAAACCACACCCGGTCCACTCATCATGGTGGTGGCGTTTGTGGGATTCGTTGGGGGGTATGTGCAGGCGGTATTCGGTCCTGAACATCAATTCATGGCGGGTGCAATGGCGGCGACGTTGGTCACATGGTTTACTTTTTTACCTTCATTCTTATTCATCTTGGCAGGTGCGCCATTGGTCGAGGCGACCCACAACGACCTCAAGTTCACCGCTCCGCTGACAGCCATCACAGCAGCTGTGGTTGGGGTCATTGTGAATTTGGCTTTATTTTTTGCTTACCATGTGTTGTGGCCTCATGGTTTTTCGGGTGGATTTGATTGGTTCTCGGCTTTGATTGCAGCCTGTGCTGCAGTTGCTTTGTTTAAATTTAAAATTGGGGTCATTCGAGTGATTGTGGTGGCCGCTTTGGCTGGCTTGATTTATGCACTCATCGCTGCCCGTTAA
- a CDS encoding helix-turn-helix domain-containing protein, whose translation MKTQRYKYDMSGLDNVWLVNGFTTQETPYGNTVHIDDLRGLDLAIAKELIFKTPNLSGKAVRFLRQLSGLSQPDLANMLGKDPQTVARWEKSGRTTKSIELLARMIFAGLFDGNLQIQSVVATLNAIDHAKHAQNIIVKETKGEWQAKHEPMATH comes from the coding sequence ATGAAAACACAGCGATACAAATACGACATGAGCGGCTTAGATAACGTTTGGTTGGTCAATGGCTTTACGACCCAAGAAACGCCATACGGTAACACCGTTCACATTGACGATTTACGCGGCTTAGATTTGGCTATCGCCAAGGAATTGATATTCAAAACCCCAAACTTAAGCGGCAAAGCAGTACGGTTCTTGCGCCAGTTATCAGGTTTATCACAACCCGATTTAGCAAACATGTTAGGGAAAGACCCACAAACCGTGGCACGCTGGGAAAAGTCAGGGCGCACAACAAAAAGCATTGAACTACTGGCACGCATGATTTTTGCAGGCTTGTTTGATGGCAATTTACAGATTCAAAGCGTTGTGGCAACACTTAACGCAATCGACCACGCCAAACATGCGCAAAACATCATTGTTAAAGAGACAAAAGGCGAATGGCAGGCAAAGCATGAACCAATGGCGACGCATTGA